From a single Callithrix jacchus isolate 240 chromosome 5, calJac240_pri, whole genome shotgun sequence genomic region:
- the LOC118153660 gene encoding uncharacterized protein LOC118153660: MCPLHQASVSSPVKGTSTYGQDGWGPPLSQAWGAQGLASASTCLLGTPGLHQEGRRLRGEATQLSEGVGEAVMETAQKQASGCRRRQSWAQMARQPRAAQVQPLYQPSPQQTEALGGHWQPTTSPPVPAPSTGCPGVSSEYSSLIAPPRQEIETDQNSATDLRLPTERLPDLTGSSDWLSLWPAGFSAVESHRWPFCSYHLREPVSSSPVSTHFGVSAWAQLQLCPFLAVCPQGLPHLQSTEDPWSTYLAAPPPQ; encoded by the exons ATGTGCCCCCTTcaccaggcctcagtttcctcacctgtcaaGGGCACTTCCACATATGGGCAGGATGGGTGGGGACCACCCTTGTCCCAGGCCTGGGGAGCGCAAGGCCTGGCCTCTGCATCCACCTGCCTGTTGGGGACACCGGGCCTGCATCAGGAGGGCCGCAGGCTCCGTGGGGAAGCCACCCAGCTGTCAGAGGGAGTGGGTGAGGCCGTCATGGAGACAGCCCAGAAACAAGCCTCAGGCTGCCGCAGACGTCAGAGCTGGGCCCAGATGGCCAGGCAGCCCAGGGCTGCCCAGGTGCAGCCGTTGTACCAACCGTCGCCACAACAAACAGAGGCTCTCGGCGGCCACTGGCAACCCACGACAAGCCCGCCTGTCCCAGCTCCCAGCACGGGGTGTCCTGGGGTGTCCTCCGAGTATTCCAGCCTCATAGCACCTCCCAGGCAGGAAATTGAAACTGACCAGAATTCAGCCACTGACCTGAGGCTACCCACAG AAAGGCTGCCTGACCTCACAGGCTCCAGTGACTGGCTCTCCCTGTGGCCTGCTGGCTTCTCTGCTGTGGAATCCCATAGGTGGCCGTTCTGCAGTTACCATCTCAGAGAGCCAGTCAGCAGCTCACCTGTGAGCACTCACTTTGGAGTCTCAGCTTGGGCTCAACTGCAACTCTGCCCCTTCCTAGCTGTGTGCCCTCAG GGCCTTCCTCACCTGCAGAGCACTGAGGACCCCTGGTCTACCTACCTGGCAGCGCCCCCTCCCCAGTGA